A single Campylobacter hyointestinalis subsp. hyointestinalis DNA region contains:
- a CDS encoding polysaccharide deacetylase family protein, producing MNIKQKIKSIIGVAYYNAYYRYTKPIGNRILIYHAFGSKLKHDTYGISIDPKIFEKHLIFLYNNYDVLPLNHNTLDNELSKNSVSITIDDGYKDNLIGIEILEKYKIPYTIYIATGFIDKSMYLSKQDLIDISKSALCTLGTHSMNHVHLSTLPKNKQFNELNDSKKKLEDIIQKQVINFSYPYGDYNNTTREIANSLYEIITTSNIGINKIGCDKKKLKRIEIIASDTENELNKKVNGYYDYLNLRSIFD from the coding sequence ATGAATATAAAACAAAAAATAAAGAGTATTATTGGAGTTGCTTATTACAATGCATATTACCGTTATACAAAGCCAATCGGTAACCGGATTTTGATATATCATGCATTTGGTAGCAAATTAAAGCATGATACTTATGGCATAAGTATTGATCCAAAAATATTTGAAAAACATTTAATATTTTTATATAATAATTATGATGTCTTGCCTTTAAATCACAATACGTTAGATAATGAATTGAGTAAAAATAGTGTTTCTATCACAATAGATGACGGTTATAAAGATAATTTAATTGGAATAGAAATTTTAGAAAAATATAAAATACCATATACAATTTATATAGCAACGGGATTTATTGACAAAAGTATGTATCTGTCAAAACAGGATTTAATAGATATATCAAAGTCCGCTTTGTGTACACTAGGAACGCATTCAATGAATCATGTCCATTTATCGACTCTACCTAAAAATAAACAGTTTAATGAGCTAAATGACTCAAAGAAGAAGTTAGAAGATATAATTCAAAAACAAGTAATTAATTTTTCATATCCATACGGCGATTATAATAACACAACTAGAGAAATCGCAAATAGTTTATATGAAATTATTACAACTAGTAATATAGGTATAAATAAAATAGGTTGTGACAAAAAAAAATTAAAACGAATTGAAATTATTGCAAGCGATACGGAAAATGAGTTAAATAAAAAAGTAAATGGATATTACGACTATTTAAATTTAAGGAGTATTTTTGATTGA
- a CDS encoding sugar transferase: MIVLGRKYKFTDEELRKLGKKFKTINIVRYRNRSEDEVLEELQSIAGEEYFDTLVLNTTATVGSNIIKYLTTLQFQKRKKPLKIITIEDFMEKYLYKCYIPDDNSDLAFLSKIKPFNKFEYYVKRIVDYAGIFILFTFSWPIMIYARYKIKNESPGASIFKQLRVGLNNKEFFCIKFRSMRLDAEANGAKFASKNDDRIFKWGNIMRQTRIDELPQILNVFKGDMHLIGPRPERKVWTDKFEQVIPYYNERHLVRPGITGWAQVMYPYGANTDDAKQKLMYDLYYIKHWSIWLELKVIYKTIVVVLGKKGI; encoded by the coding sequence TTGATAGTACTTGGTAGAAAATACAAATTTACGGATGAAGAACTTAGAAAACTAGGTAAAAAATTTAAAACTATCAACATAGTAAGGTATCGCAACAGATCAGAAGATGAGGTTCTAGAAGAGCTACAAAGCATAGCAGGAGAAGAGTATTTTGACACTTTGGTTTTAAATACGACTGCAACTGTTGGTAGCAATATAATAAAATATCTAACGACTTTACAATTTCAAAAAAGAAAAAAGCCTTTAAAGATCATAACTATCGAAGATTTTATGGAGAAATATCTCTATAAATGCTACATCCCTGATGATAATAGCGATCTTGCGTTTTTAAGCAAAATCAAGCCGTTTAACAAATTTGAATATTATGTGAAACGTATAGTAGATTATGCTGGAATTTTTATACTTTTTACATTTTCTTGGCCAATAATGATATATGCTAGATATAAGATAAAAAATGAATCTCCTGGAGCTAGCATATTTAAACAACTTAGAGTTGGTTTAAATAATAAAGAATTCTTTTGTATTAAATTTAGATCAATGAGACTAGATGCCGAAGCTAATGGAGCTAAATTTGCAAGCAAAAATGATGATAGAATATTTAAATGGGGAAATATTATGAGACAAACTCGCATTGATGAATTACCCCAAATATTAAATGTATTTAAAGGAGATATGCACCTAATTGGTCCAAGACCTGAGAGAAAAGTATGGACAGATAAATTTGAACAAGTCATTCCATACTATAATGAACGCCACCTTGTACGTCCTGGCATCACAGGCTGGGCGCAAGTCATGTACCCATACGGCGCAAATACTGATGATGCAAAACAAAAACTAATGTATGATCTCTACTACATCAAACACTGGTCGATTTGGCTAGAACTTAAAGTCATCTACAAGACTATTGTCGTCGTGCTAGGAAAAAAGGGAATTTGA
- a CDS encoding glycosyltransferase has protein sequence MKNILFMVTKSENGGAQKWTKEQIEICSKDFNVFLATDENGWLSKNVKVKNKFLNNLILKRLSFIYLLKLNKFIIDNNINLVVSSSANAGIYSRLIKLLNKKIKVIYVSHGWSSIYNGGKLKLLYVFIEKQLSKISDSILCISKKDFENAQYIIGVDKSKLQLITNKIYPIKLINKPIKINNIIRIVTVARLVAPKRIDLLIEATKNLSNIELHIIGDGVLRKDLEKNKYKNVFFHGNIDSFDDYGSYDIFALISDSEGIPLAALEAMCCSMPIIVSNVGGCSELIDDNGFLVENNVKSIADAIALSIRNLGLLGKKSKEIFDSRFNLELDKNIYLEYYNNILKKYKVKNNS, from the coding sequence ATGAAAAATATTTTATTTATGGTAACAAAATCCGAAAATGGTGGTGCTCAGAAATGGACAAAAGAACAAATTGAGATATGCTCAAAAGACTTTAATGTTTTTTTAGCTACAGATGAAAATGGATGGCTTTCTAAAAACGTAAAAGTTAAAAATAAATTTTTAAATAATCTTATATTAAAAAGACTATCTTTTATATATTTGTTAAAGTTAAATAAATTTATTATAGATAACAACATTAACTTGGTGGTATCAAGCTCTGCTAATGCTGGTATATACTCAAGACTAATTAAATTATTAAATAAAAAAATAAAAGTTATATATGTAAGTCATGGTTGGTCTTCTATTTATAATGGTGGCAAATTAAAACTATTATATGTTTTTATAGAAAAACAACTTTCAAAAATTAGTGATTCAATTCTTTGTATTTCAAAAAAAGATTTTGAAAATGCTCAGTATATAATAGGTGTCGATAAGTCCAAATTGCAATTAATTACTAATAAAATTTATCCTATTAAGCTCATAAATAAGCCAATAAAAATAAATAATATTATAAGGATAGTAACGGTAGCTAGATTAGTTGCTCCTAAAAGAATTGATTTATTGATAGAGGCTACTAAAAATTTAAGCAATATTGAACTCCATATTATTGGAGATGGTGTTTTAAGAAAAGATTTGGAAAAAAATAAGTATAAAAATGTTTTTTTTCATGGAAATATAGATTCATTTGATGATTATGGTTCATATGATATTTTTGCTTTGATTTCAGATAGTGAAGGTATTCCATTAGCGGCCTTGGAAGCTATGTGTTGTTCGATGCCTATCATAGTTAGTAATGTTGGCGGATGTTCAGAACTTATAGACGATAATGGTTTTTTAGTAGAAAATAACGTAAAGAGTATCGCAGATGCAATTGCATTATCTATTAGAAATTTAGGTTTATTGGGAAAAAAATCCAAAGAAATATTTGATAGTAGGTTTAATCTAGAATTGGATAAAAATATTTATTTAGAATATTATAATAATATACTTAAGAAGTATAAAGTCAAGAATAATAGTTAA
- a CDS encoding anaerobic ribonucleoside-triphosphate reductase activating protein, whose product MLDKFIYDITPFSVIDYPDELACLVWFAKCNMRCVYCYNKDIVLGEGKFDMHYLSEFLNSRQNLLSAVVLSGGECTKSLHFSDVLKLAKDLGYKTKVDTNGSNPEIIEENLSLIDFISLDFKAPKAKFETITASNLYDKFIKTLQILLKNRAKFECRTTIHADILNENDISDMAKVLEQNGYRQAYYLQNFFEALNLGNLQKPKAKFDPNLINSNLSIVLRNF is encoded by the coding sequence ATGCTAGACAAATTTATCTACGATATCACGCCTTTTAGCGTTATTGATTATCCTGATGAGCTAGCTTGCTTGGTGTGGTTTGCAAAGTGCAATATGCGCTGCGTTTATTGCTACAACAAAGATATAGTTTTGGGCGAGGGCAAGTTCGATATGCATTATCTAAGCGAGTTTTTAAATTCACGCCAAAACCTTTTAAGTGCGGTAGTTTTAAGCGGTGGGGAATGCACTAAAAGTTTGCATTTTAGTGATGTTTTGAAGCTCGCTAAAGATCTTGGATATAAAACCAAAGTCGATACGAATGGAAGCAATCCTGAGATTATAGAAGAAAATTTGAGTTTGATCGATTTTATATCGCTTGATTTTAAAGCTCCAAAGGCTAAATTTGAAACGATCACCGCGTCAAATTTATATGATAAATTTATAAAAACACTTCAAATTTTACTAAAAAACAGAGCTAAATTTGAGTGTAGAACGACTATCCACGCAGATATACTAAACGAAAATGATATCAGCGATATGGCAAAAGTTTTAGAGCAAAACGGATATCGCCAAGCTTACTATCTACAAAACTTTTTTGAAGCTCTAAATTTAGGAAATTTACAAAAACCAAAAGCTAAATTTGATCCAAATTTGATAAACTCAAATTTAAGCATTGTGCTTAGAAATTTTTGA
- a CDS encoding nicotinate phosphoribosyltransferase: MNLILNTDSYKISHYLQYPKDVNYVSSYIESRGGRWNRVLFYGLQMFLMEYLIKKITYEDIEEAKDFIKAHGLSFNEDGWRYIVDEHGGALPLEIEAVKEGSIVQTDNVLLQIRNTDPKLPWLVGYLETAILRAIWYPVAVATNSYFCKQNILQFLNETGTPELIDFCLHDFGARGVSSFESAGIGGSAHMVNFKGSDTITGAVFAKKYYDADMAAFSIPASEHSTMTTWGKERENEAYKNMVDKFSSGIFACVIDSYDTLNAIDLWGRLFDEVKAKGGRVVLRPDSGNPVTMASECLEKMMDIAGFSVNQKGYRVLPNHVRLIYGDGINPQSLVDILNELKLRKISADNIVFGMGGALLQHLNRDTLRFAMKANAVSKDGEHWIDVKKDPITDPSKRSKSGRLALVRKGNLFKTVRLNELKKEENKLKPVFKDGKILSKVSFDDIRARVKEFD; encoded by the coding sequence ATGAATTTGATCTTAAATACGGATAGCTACAAAATTTCGCACTATCTTCAGTACCCAAAAGACGTGAATTACGTAAGTTCTTACATAGAATCTCGCGGCGGTAGGTGGAATAGGGTGCTATTTTACGGCTTACAAATGTTTTTGATGGAGTATCTAATCAAAAAAATCACATATGAAGATATAGAAGAAGCAAAGGATTTTATAAAGGCTCACGGACTTTCGTTTAATGAAGATGGTTGGCGATACATCGTAGATGAGCACGGCGGCGCACTTCCGCTCGAGATAGAAGCGGTAAAAGAAGGCAGTATAGTACAAACTGATAATGTGTTATTGCAGATACGAAATACTGATCCAAAACTTCCTTGGCTAGTAGGTTACCTTGAGACGGCTATTTTAAGGGCTATTTGGTATCCAGTTGCCGTGGCTACGAATAGTTATTTCTGCAAGCAAAATATTTTGCAGTTTTTAAATGAGACTGGAACTCCTGAGCTTATCGACTTTTGTTTGCATGATTTTGGTGCGCGCGGCGTGAGTAGCTTTGAGAGTGCTGGAATTGGTGGAAGCGCTCATATGGTAAATTTCAAAGGTTCTGATACAATTACAGGTGCTGTATTTGCAAAAAAATACTATGACGCTGATATGGCGGCATTTAGTATCCCAGCAAGTGAGCATAGTACGATGACTACTTGGGGGAAAGAGCGTGAAAATGAAGCTTATAAAAATATGGTGGATAAATTTAGTAGTGGAATTTTTGCTTGTGTGATAGATAGCTACGATACGTTAAATGCGATAGATCTTTGGGGAAGATTATTTGATGAAGTAAAAGCTAAGGGCGGTCGCGTCGTACTTCGCCCAGACAGTGGAAATCCAGTAACAATGGCTAGCGAGTGTTTAGAAAAGATGATGGATATAGCAGGGTTTAGCGTAAATCAAAAGGGTTATCGCGTACTTCCAAATCACGTTAGGCTGATTTATGGAGATGGTATAAACCCGCAAAGTTTAGTCGATATTTTAAACGAGCTAAAACTTAGAAAGATAAGTGCGGATAATATCGTTTTTGGTATGGGCGGGGCGCTTTTGCAACACCTTAACCGTGATACTCTTAGATTTGCTATGAAAGCAAATGCGGTATCAAAAGACGGTGAGCATTGGATAGATGTGAAAAAAGATCCTATAACAGATCCTTCAAAACGCTCAAAATCCGGACGTCTTGCACTAGTAAGAAAAGGAAATTTGTTTAAAACAGTGCGATTAAATGAGCTAAAAAAAGAAGAAAATAAGCTCAAACCAGTTTTTAAAGATGGCAAGATCCTAAGTAAAGTAAGCTTTGATGATATCAGAGCTAGGGTTAAGGAATTTGATTAA
- a CDS encoding glycosyltransferase family 2 protein yields the protein MIDVSVIMPIYNNIMIIEELKLKVLNLAKYCKQVILIDDCSIDATYDILYNFIKQIEISNIELYHNGKNMGPSYSRNIGIKKSTGEYMAFLDSDDDWHPQKLEIQIKSMKKYNVKISGTIHQVIDKKMLKANQDKKILNLDNIPIKRIKWPGILFVSPFATPSVVLHNSLKNYLFNEKMRYSEDYNLWQRITYDNPGIKILLPLTYTFKHDYISSDKNCLSINLKNMQRGVEFGYKNLLKSSNIKITSKIMLILAYAFSKLKYLRRIILNMLMNK from the coding sequence TTGATTGATGTTTCTGTTATAATGCCTATTTATAATAATATTATGATTATAGAGGAATTAAAGTTAAAAGTATTAAATTTGGCTAAATATTGCAAACAAGTTATTTTAATAGATGATTGTAGCATTGACGCTACGTATGATATACTATATAATTTTATTAAGCAAATAGAAATATCAAATATCGAGCTTTATCATAATGGTAAAAATATGGGACCTTCGTATTCAAGAAATATTGGGATAAAAAAATCCACTGGAGAATATATGGCATTTCTAGATAGTGATGATGATTGGCATCCACAAAAGTTAGAAATACAAATTAAATCTATGAAAAAATATAATGTAAAAATATCTGGCACGATACATCAAGTAATTGATAAAAAAATGCTAAAAGCAAATCAGGATAAAAAAATATTAAATTTAGATAATATACCCATAAAACGCATCAAATGGCCTGGAATTTTGTTTGTATCTCCTTTTGCGACGCCTAGTGTCGTATTACATAATAGCTTAAAAAACTATCTGTTTAATGAAAAAATGAGATATTCTGAAGATTATAATTTATGGCAAAGAATTACTTATGATAATCCTGGCATAAAAATTTTATTACCACTAACCTATACTTTTAAGCATGACTATATATCATCTGATAAAAATTGTTTAAGCATAAATTTAAAAAATATGCAGCGCGGCGTCGAATTTGGTTATAAAAATTTATTAAAATCAAGCAATATTAAAATAACTAGCAAAATAATGCTGATTTTAGCTTACGCGTTTTCTAAGCTAAAATATTTAAGGCGAATTATTTTAAATATGCTTATGAATAAATAA
- a CDS encoding type II secretion system protein, translating into MKKAFTMIELVFVIVILGILASLAVPKLAATKTDADVAKIVVEMKNIFDKIAASYVSNPELSAELAKTSGTTDNFVAIMSVIVGDPTLKDIKALQKINDQYPWLNQCFIMTYENEALKIQKSQDASNLCTTLHAHPTVKEWMTNGIKLGGNRLFNETNNDKK; encoded by the coding sequence ATGAAAAAAGCTTTTACTATGATAGAGCTTGTCTTTGTTATCGTTATACTCGGTATTTTAGCAAGTCTTGCTGTGCCAAAACTAGCCGCTACAAAAACAGACGCTGACGTGGCAAAAATAGTGGTCGAAATGAAAAATATATTTGATAAAATCGCAGCTTCATACGTCTCAAATCCTGAATTATCAGCAGAATTAGCCAAAACATCTGGCACTACTGATAATTTTGTTGCCATAATGTCAGTAATCGTAGGCGATCCTACGCTAAAAGATATTAAAGCTCTTCAAAAGATAAACGATCAATATCCTTGGCTTAATCAGTGTTTTATCATGACGTATGAAAATGAAGCTTTAAAAATTCAAAAATCACAAGATGCATCTAATCTTTGCACCACTCTCCACGCTCATCCAACAGTAAAAGAGTGGATGACAAACGGCATAAAACTTGGCGGAAATAGACTTTTTAACGAGACGAATAACGATAAGAAATAA
- a CDS encoding ribonucleotide-diphosphate reductase subunit beta, with protein sequence MNRKKIYNPSSNETLNDRKVFGGNPHGILNFTKAKYTWALKLWDLMEANTWFPKEVDTTDDVRDYAFNLTTAEKRMYDLVWSQLISMDSFQTNNLADNINPYITAPEINAVLARQAYEEANHSKSYAVMVEAICDNTDLIYEMEKHDEVLRRKNDYISSVYEELAGEVTDEKLLLAMVANQILEGVYFYSGFTAIYALARAGKMLGSAQMIRFIQRDEITHLLLFQNMINSVRKERPDLFTSEVETKIYEMFQKAGDLEIEWGKYITGNQIMGFTDDIIEEYIHYLVDDRLTSIGLKKLYNAKHPIKWVDDFAKFNDQKSNFFESKVTNYSKGSLTFDDF encoded by the coding sequence ATGAATAGAAAAAAAATTTATAATCCAAGCTCAAATGAGACTTTAAATGATAGAAAAGTATTTGGTGGAAATCCTCACGGAATTCTAAATTTCACAAAAGCAAAATACACGTGGGCGCTAAAACTTTGGGATCTTATGGAGGCAAATACGTGGTTTCCAAAAGAGGTTGATACCACTGATGATGTGCGTGATTATGCCTTTAATCTCACAACTGCTGAAAAGCGTATGTATGATCTAGTGTGGAGTCAGCTTATTTCTATGGATAGCTTTCAGACAAACAACCTAGCTGATAATATAAATCCTTATATCACAGCACCTGAGATAAATGCGGTTTTAGCTCGTCAAGCTTATGAAGAGGCAAACCACTCAAAAAGCTACGCCGTAATGGTAGAAGCGATCTGTGATAATACAGATCTAATCTATGAAATGGAAAAGCACGATGAGGTTTTAAGGCGTAAAAATGATTATATCTCAAGCGTGTATGAAGAGCTCGCTGGCGAAGTTACCGATGAGAAACTACTTCTTGCTATGGTGGCAAATCAAATTTTAGAGGGCGTCTATTTTTACAGTGGATTTACGGCGATTTACGCACTAGCACGTGCTGGAAAAATGCTAGGAAGCGCTCAGATGATACGCTTTATTCAAAGAGATGAGATAACTCACTTGCTTTTGTTTCAAAATATGATAAACTCAGTTCGCAAAGAGCGTCCAGATCTATTTACAAGCGAAGTAGAAACTAAAATTTATGAGATGTTTCAAAAGGCTGGAGATCTTGAGATAGAGTGGGGAAAATACATCACAGGAAATCAGATAATGGGATTTACTGATGATATTATAGAGGAGTATATCCACTACCTTGTCGATGATAGGCTCACTTCTATCGGGCTTAAAAAGCTTTATAATGCAAAACATCCGATAAAATGGGTCGATGATTTTGCTAAATTTAATGATCAAAAAAGCAACTTTTTTGAAAGCAAAGTTACGAATTATAGTAAAGGAAGCCTTACTTTTGATGATTTCTGA
- a CDS encoding ribonucleoside triphosphate reductase — MKIIKRDGSLQDYESYKIESAITKAYESVNKEPNLELIKCVTSCVKDKMSVEEIQDIIEKALFDSGDFSVMRSFMLYRHTHTMQRGGELDERTTYINSTQTIEEYIGKSDWRIMANSNTSYSNAGLINNTAGKVIANYWLDAVYNDHEGAAHRNGDYHIHDLDCLTGYCAGWSLRALLNEGFNGVRGRVESRAPNHFREALYQMANFLGILQSEWAGAQAFSSFDTYLAPYVFKDKLSDKEIKKALTSFIFNLNVPARWGQSPFTNVTIDIVPPSDLKGQIPTKNDIHLFANLSDEELEAECKKRGRSNLKDMTYGDFKPEMDRINIAFYEILTQGDKCSQPFTFPIPTVNITEDFDWDSKVATKLFENTAKMGSSYFQNFIGSQYVKDEFGNRIPNEKAYKPGAVRSMCCRLQLDLRELLKRGGGLFGSAEMTGSIGVVTINLARLGYLFKNDKKALYARLDELLELAKSTLEKKRKFINEMYERGLYPYTARYLKTFNNHFSTIGINGANEMIRNFTNDKENITTKFGIEFAKELIEYLRAKMIEFQGATGNLYNLEATPAEGTTYRFAKEDKKRYPDIIQAGFDEKVYYTNSTQLPANFSNDPFHSLNLQDELQSSYTGGTVFHLYMNERLSSVSACKKLVKNIVENYKLPYITITPVFSVCPKHGYIAGEHEYCPKCDEEILSLA, encoded by the coding sequence TTGAAGATAATTAAACGTGATGGAAGTTTGCAAGATTACGAGAGCTATAAGATAGAAAGCGCGATAACAAAAGCTTATGAAAGTGTAAATAAAGAGCCGAATTTAGAGCTTATAAAATGTGTAACATCTTGTGTTAAAGATAAAATGAGCGTCGAAGAAATACAAGATATCATAGAAAAAGCACTCTTTGATAGTGGCGATTTTAGCGTGATGCGAAGCTTTATGCTTTATAGACATACTCATACTATGCAGCGTGGCGGAGAGCTTGATGAGCGCACAACTTATATAAACTCGACTCAAACCATAGAAGAGTATATCGGAAAATCTGATTGGCGTATTATGGCAAACTCAAATACGAGCTATTCAAATGCTGGACTTATAAACAACACAGCTGGAAAAGTCATCGCAAACTATTGGCTAGACGCTGTTTATAATGATCATGAGGGCGCAGCTCATAGAAATGGCGATTATCACATACACGACCTTGATTGTTTGACTGGATACTGCGCTGGTTGGAGTCTTAGAGCTTTGCTAAATGAAGGATTTAATGGTGTAAGAGGAAGAGTCGAGAGTAGGGCGCCAAATCATTTTAGAGAAGCTTTATATCAAATGGCGAATTTTCTAGGGATTTTACAAAGCGAATGGGCAGGAGCGCAAGCATTTAGCAGTTTTGACACATATCTTGCACCTTATGTTTTTAAAGATAAACTTAGCGATAAAGAGATCAAAAAAGCTCTTACTAGCTTTATATTTAACTTAAACGTTCCTGCTCGTTGGGGTCAAAGTCCATTTACGAACGTTACCATCGATATTGTTCCTCCAAGTGATTTAAAAGGACAAATTCCTACTAAAAACGACATTCATTTATTTGCAAATTTAAGCGATGAAGAGTTGGAAGCTGAGTGTAAAAAACGTGGTCGTTCAAATCTGAAAGATATGACTTACGGTGATTTTAAACCCGAAATGGATAGGATAAATATCGCTTTTTACGAGATACTCACGCAGGGTGATAAGTGTTCTCAGCCATTTACGTTTCCTATACCGACTGTAAATATCACCGAAGATTTTGACTGGGATAGTAAGGTCGCTACTAAGCTCTTTGAAAATACCGCTAAAATGGGCTCTAGCTATTTTCAAAATTTCATCGGATCTCAATACGTGAAAGATGAGTTTGGCAACCGCATTCCAAATGAAAAAGCCTATAAACCAGGCGCTGTTCGTTCTATGTGCTGTAGGCTGCAGCTTGACTTACGTGAGCTTTTAAAGCGCGGCGGAGGGCTTTTTGGAAGTGCCGAGATGACAGGAAGCATCGGCGTAGTGACGATAAACCTAGCGAGGCTTGGATATCTTTTTAAAAATGACAAAAAAGCTCTTTATGCAAGACTTGATGAGCTTTTAGAACTAGCAAAAAGCACACTTGAAAAGAAGCGCAAATTTATAAATGAGATGTATGAAAGAGGTCTTTATCCATACACCGCACGGTATCTTAAAACGTTCAATAACCATTTTAGCACTATCGGAATAAATGGTGCAAACGAGATGATACGAAATTTTACGAATGATAAGGAAAATATAACTACTAAATTTGGCATAGAGTTTGCAAAAGAGCTTATAGAGTATCTAAGAGCTAAGATGATAGAGTTTCAAGGAGCTACTGGAAATTTATATAACCTTGAGGCAACTCCGGCTGAGGGAACGACTTATCGCTTTGCTAAAGAAGATAAAAAACGCTACCCAGACATTATCCAAGCGGGATTTGATGAAAAAGTCTATTATACGAACTCGACTCAGCTTCCAGCAAATTTCAGCAACGATCCGTTTCATAGTTTAAATTTGCAAGATGAGCTTCAAAGCAGCTACACGGGCGGAACGGTTTTTCACTTGTATATGAATGAAAGACTAAGTAGCGTCTCGGCTTGCAAAAAACTTGTAAAAAATATAGTAGAAAACTATAAGCTTCCATATATCACGATAACCCCTGTATTTAGTGTATGTCCAAAACACGGATATATCGCAGGTGAGCATGAGTATTGTCCAAAATGTGATGAGGAGATTTTGAGTTTAGCTTGA
- the nrdD gene encoding anaerobic ribonucleoside-triphosphate reductase has product MKKEELLTKFKDKRTKCVVYTRVMGYHRPVESFNLGKQGEHKERVKFLEPTKC; this is encoded by the coding sequence ATGAAAAAAGAAGAGCTACTAACAAAATTTAAAGACAAACGTACAAAATGCGTGGTTTATACCAGAGTTATGGGTTATCACAGACCAGTTGAGAGTTTTAATCTTGGCAAACAAGGTGAGCATAAAGAGAGAGTCAAGTTTTTAGAACCTACTAAATGCTAG
- a CDS encoding carbon-nitrogen hydrolase family protein produces MISDLGFLHLNSAGTINRASELLNLVKDIKPGELALASELCVSGYENLGDEFENELIANLKNVLPTGAFLGFTHFSGSFNEFVLLNGDKEIHKQKKTILFTPNLEQDKFKAGKVEDINLFEICGVKIGVLICFELRFTELWEKLKGADIILVPSLWGKGRKRHFEVLCEALALQNRCYVIACSDRDLKFGAVFKPNGEIAKSFKFEPDLAFKFKNSLGLH; encoded by the coding sequence ATGATTTCTGATCTAGGATTTTTACATCTTAATTCTGCTGGAACTATAAATAGAGCTAGTGAGCTTTTAAATTTAGTAAAAGATATAAAACCAGGCGAGTTAGCACTAGCAAGTGAGCTTTGCGTGAGCGGATATGAAAATTTAGGCGATGAGTTTGAAAACGAACTTATCGCAAATTTAAAGAACGTTTTACCTACTGGAGCTTTTCTCGGTTTTACTCATTTTAGTGGCAGTTTTAATGAATTTGTACTTTTAAACGGCGATAAAGAAATCCATAAACAGAAAAAAACGATTTTATTTACTCCAAATTTAGAACAAGACAAATTCAAAGCTGGAAAAGTTGAAGATATAAATTTATTTGAAATATGCGGCGTCAAGATAGGCGTTTTAATCTGTTTTGAATTGCGTTTTACAGAGCTTTGGGAAAAGCTAAAAGGCGCGGATATCATTCTTGTGCCATCGCTTTGGGGAAAAGGACGCAAAAGACATTTTGAAGTTTTGTGCGAAGCATTGGCTCTACAAAATCGCTGTTATGTGATCGCTTGTAGCGACAGAGATCTAAAATTCGGAGCAGTTTTTAAGCCAAATGGTGAGATTGCAAAAAGTTTTAAATTTGAACCTGATTTGGCATTTAAATTTAAGAATTCTTTAGGTCTGCACTGA